The Agromyces sp. G08B096 DNA window CCGGGTGGTCGCCCTCCCGCTCGTCACGAGGTTCCGCGGCATCGACGTGCGCGAGGCCGTGCTCTTCGAGGGACCTGCGGGGTGGACGGAGTTCTCGCCGTTCGCCGAGTACGACGACGAGGAGGCAGCGGCCTGGCTCGAGGCATCCCTCGACTACGGCTGGCGGCCCGCGCCGCCCGCCCGGCGCGACCGGATCCGGGTGAACGCGACGGTGCCCGCGGTCGATCCCGACAGCGTCTCCGCCGTGCTCGCCCGCTTCCCCGGGTGCCGGACGGCGAAGGTGAAGGTCGCCGCGGGCGATCAGACCCTCGCGCAGGACGTCGCCCGGGTGCGCGCGGTGCGCGAGGTGCTCGGCCCCGAGGGCCGGGTCCGCCTCGACGCGAACGGCGGCTGGAACGTCGATGAGGCCGAGCACGCGCTGCACGCGCTCGCGGAGTTCGATCTCGAGTACGTCGAGCAGCCGTGCGCGAGCGTCGCCGAGCTCGCCGAGATCCGCCGGCGGACGAAGTACATGGGCATCCCGATCGCGGCGGACGAGAGCGTGCGGCGTGCCGCGGACCCGCTCGCCGTGGCCCAGGCGGGCGCGGCGGACCTGCTCGTGGTCAAGGCCCAGCCGCTCGGCGGCATCCGGCGGGCGCTCGCAGTCGTCGAGGCCGCCGGCCTGCCGGTGAACGTGTCGAGCGCGCTCGACACGAGTGTGGGGCTTGCGATGGGCGCGGCCCTCGCGGCCGCCGTGCAGGAGCTCGACTACGACTGCGGGCTGGGCACTGCGTCACTGCTCGCCGCGGATGTCACGGC harbors:
- a CDS encoding o-succinylbenzoate synthase is translated as MTDDAAPLPPLTDVLATARVVALPLVTRFRGIDVREAVLFEGPAGWTEFSPFAEYDDEEAAAWLEASLDYGWRPAPPARRDRIRVNATVPAVDPDSVSAVLARFPGCRTAKVKVAAGDQTLAQDVARVRAVREVLGPEGRVRLDANGGWNVDEAEHALHALAEFDLEYVEQPCASVAELAEIRRRTKYMGIPIAADESVRRAADPLAVAQAGAADLLVVKAQPLGGIRRALAVVEAAGLPVNVSSALDTSVGLAMGAALAAAVQELDYDCGLGTASLLAADVTAEPLVPVDGAVPVGRVVPDAALLDRHAADAERTAWWLARLERCHAVLAG